One region of Qipengyuania sp. SS22 genomic DNA includes:
- a CDS encoding class II aldolase/adducin family protein — translation MATQMKTRDFECSDAEWQARQDLAACYRIFDHLGWGESIYNHISVAVPGEENVFLINPFGLLYDEVTASNLVKIDVEGNNVGPSQYMVNKAGFTQHAYFHEKLGTRANAICHVHTTATMAVCSHKDGLVPTNFYACNFQGQIGYHDFEGVTVRSEEGERLVQNLGDHSILMLRNHGPVVMDKTIQGMFVKMWALQRACEIQIATLSQGEANVISQDVVDVHQRDLSVMQSQGGAGVFDFEAWKRRVSKIDDSWKS, via the coding sequence ATGGCCACGCAAATGAAGACCCGCGATTTCGAATGCAGCGATGCCGAATGGCAGGCGCGGCAGGATCTGGCGGCATGCTATCGCATCTTCGACCATCTCGGCTGGGGCGAAAGCATCTACAACCATATCTCGGTAGCCGTGCCGGGCGAGGAAAACGTTTTCCTGATCAACCCCTTCGGGCTGCTTTACGACGAGGTCACCGCGTCCAACCTGGTCAAGATCGATGTCGAGGGCAACAATGTCGGCCCGTCGCAATATATGGTCAATAAGGCGGGCTTCACCCAGCACGCCTATTTCCATGAAAAGCTGGGCACCCGCGCCAATGCGATCTGCCACGTCCACACCACTGCCACGATGGCGGTGTGCAGCCACAAGGACGGGCTGGTGCCGACCAATTTCTACGCCTGCAATTTCCAGGGGCAGATCGGCTATCACGATTTCGAAGGCGTCACCGTCCGCAGTGAAGAGGGCGAGCGGCTGGTCCAGAACCTCGGCGATCATTCGATCCTGATGCTGCGCAATCACGGCCCGGTGGTGATGGACAAGACCATCCAGGGGATGTTCGTGAAGATGTGGGCGCTCCAGCGGGCGTGCGAAATCCAGATCGCCACGCTCAGCCAGGGCGAAGCCAATGTGATCTCGCAGGATGTGGTCGACGTGCACCAGCGCGACCTGTCGGTGATGCAATCGCAGGGCGGCGCAGGCGTGTTCGATTTCGAAGCGTGGAAGCGCCGCGTGTCGAAAATCGACGACAGCTGGAAATCCTGA
- a CDS encoding TonB-dependent hemoglobin/transferrin/lactoferrin family receptor: MGSTFERTARASGMAAGQRQTALKLGSALAALAAASVPAPAIAAEEDLPGDDQIVVTATRTPLQIEDAPATITVIDDEQIADELATDIKDLVRYEPGVSVRRAPARFGAALGATGRARNEDFVIRGIGGNRVLIQVDGIRSPQGFSFGAQDAGRGGYTDVSLVKSVEILRGPASALYGSDGLAGAISFTTSDPVDLVEAGQRFGGFARASYSSADEEFTETAAIAGLFGDLSAMLSYTRRDFHELENAGEVGGLGSERTLPNPQDGTSNAFLGKLVWDTGAHRFRLSGEYLETEVATDILSGQGPAFLFGPSPSWIVDDLTARDTTERGRVSLDWTYVGEGAIDYAHAAAYYQTGEDVQFTDEDRSTVSATPRPDRERLNTFENEVYGLSAEARSVFGDDAFRTTLAFGGDVSWTRQEGLRDGTEPPFGEVFPTRAFPATDFMLGGVFLATEFSFLDGAVTLFPALRYDFYDLDPTDDPLLPSFAGSAQSDDRLSPKLGVTVKLADDVLLYGNYAQGFRAPTPYQVNNFFENLAFGYTSLPNPDLGPETSESWEAGIKFSTEAVSLQIAAFTADYDDFISQQVVGGSFTPMDPAQYQFVNYDAVEIEGVEAKANFRMGNGFYSRFAIAYADGDILSPGAAPRPLDTIDPLNLVVGIGYREPQGRFGGELIATHHARKPLDETDGGYRPDAFTILDATAFFAVTDALKLRAGIFNIFDEKYAYWQDVRGLSATSTTTDAYTRPGRNASVSLSFQF; the protein is encoded by the coding sequence ATGGGATCGACATTCGAACGCACTGCGCGCGCCTCGGGCATGGCGGCAGGCCAGCGGCAGACCGCACTCAAGCTGGGTTCTGCACTCGCCGCGCTGGCCGCAGCAAGTGTTCCGGCGCCGGCCATCGCTGCCGAGGAGGATTTGCCGGGGGATGACCAGATCGTCGTCACGGCCACGCGCACCCCGCTCCAGATCGAGGATGCCCCGGCCACAATCACCGTCATCGATGACGAGCAGATCGCCGATGAGCTGGCCACCGACATCAAGGACCTCGTGCGCTACGAACCCGGTGTATCGGTGCGCCGCGCGCCCGCCCGCTTCGGTGCCGCGCTCGGCGCCACCGGTCGCGCCCGTAACGAGGACTTCGTCATCCGCGGCATCGGCGGCAATCGCGTGCTGATCCAGGTCGACGGCATCCGCAGCCCGCAAGGCTTTTCCTTTGGCGCGCAGGATGCCGGACGCGGCGGGTACACCGATGTCTCGCTGGTCAAATCGGTCGAGATCCTGCGCGGCCCCGCCTCCGCACTCTACGGCAGCGACGGGCTGGCTGGCGCGATCAGCTTCACCACCAGCGACCCGGTCGACCTCGTTGAAGCGGGACAGAGGTTCGGCGGCTTTGCCCGTGCCTCCTATTCGAGCGCCGACGAGGAGTTCACGGAGACCGCAGCGATCGCAGGCCTGTTCGGCGATCTTTCGGCCATGCTGTCCTACACCCGCCGCGACTTTCACGAGCTGGAAAACGCCGGTGAAGTCGGCGGTCTGGGCAGCGAACGCACGCTGCCGAACCCGCAGGACGGGACATCCAACGCATTCCTCGGCAAGCTGGTGTGGGACACCGGCGCGCACCGGTTCCGGCTGTCGGGCGAATATCTCGAAACCGAGGTCGCTACCGATATTCTGTCCGGGCAAGGTCCGGCCTTCCTCTTCGGTCCCTCCCCCAGCTGGATCGTCGACGATCTGACCGCGCGCGACACCACCGAGCGCGGGCGCGTGTCGCTCGACTGGACCTACGTCGGCGAAGGCGCGATCGATTACGCGCATGCCGCGGCCTACTACCAGACGGGCGAGGATGTGCAGTTCACCGACGAGGACCGCTCGACCGTCAGCGCTACGCCGCGTCCCGATCGCGAACGGCTGAACACCTTCGAGAACGAGGTCTACGGCCTGTCTGCCGAAGCGCGCAGCGTGTTCGGCGACGATGCCTTCCGCACCACGCTCGCCTTTGGCGGCGATGTCAGCTGGACGCGGCAGGAGGGCCTGCGCGACGGCACCGAACCGCCGTTTGGCGAGGTGTTCCCGACGCGCGCCTTCCCCGCCACCGACTTCATGCTCGGCGGCGTGTTCCTCGCCACCGAATTCAGCTTCCTCGATGGGGCGGTGACGCTGTTTCCCGCGCTACGGTACGACTTCTACGATCTCGATCCGACCGACGACCCGCTGCTGCCGAGCTTCGCTGGGTCGGCGCAGAGCGACGATCGCCTGTCGCCCAAGCTGGGCGTGACGGTCAAGCTGGCGGACGATGTCCTGCTCTATGGCAATTACGCGCAGGGCTTCCGCGCACCGACACCGTACCAGGTGAACAACTTCTTCGAAAACCTCGCATTCGGCTACACCTCGCTGCCCAATCCCGATCTCGGCCCCGAAACCAGCGAGAGCTGGGAAGCCGGGATCAAGTTTTCGACCGAGGCAGTGTCGCTGCAAATCGCCGCCTTCACTGCCGACTATGACGATTTCATCAGCCAGCAGGTCGTGGGCGGGTCGTTCACCCCGATGGACCCGGCGCAGTACCAGTTCGTCAATTACGATGCAGTCGAGATCGAGGGCGTCGAAGCCAAGGCGAATTTCCGCATGGGCAACGGCTTCTACAGCCGCTTCGCGATCGCCTATGCCGATGGCGACATCCTGTCCCCGGGCGCCGCACCCCGCCCGCTCGACACGATCGATCCGCTCAATCTGGTGGTCGGCATCGGCTATCGCGAGCCGCAGGGCCGCTTCGGCGGCGAGCTGATCGCGACGCACCACGCACGCAAACCGCTCGACGAAACCGACGGCGGTTATCGCCCCGATGCCTTCACTATCCTCGACGCAACGGCGTTCTTCGCCGTGACCGACGCGCTCAAACTGCGCGCGGGTATCTTCAACATCTTCGACGAGAAATACGCCTACTGGCAGGACGTCAGGGGTCTCTCGGCCACATCCACCACGACCGACGCCTATACCCGGCCCGGCCGCAATGCGAGCGTTTCGCTCAGCTTCCAGTTCTGA
- a CDS encoding ArsC/Spx/MgsR family protein translates to MKATIWHNPKCGTSRKTLAILENLSRVEVEVIEYLKDPPSAEKLAQLYKDAGIAPNAGLRLRGTDAAERGLPEASAADVLAAMAADPILIERPLVETDKGVRLCRPQDTVLEIL, encoded by the coding sequence ATGAAAGCGACTATCTGGCACAACCCGAAATGCGGCACTTCGCGCAAGACGCTGGCAATCCTCGAGAACCTGTCGCGGGTCGAGGTTGAGGTGATCGAATATCTGAAGGATCCGCCGAGTGCGGAGAAGCTGGCGCAGCTCTATAAGGATGCGGGCATCGCGCCGAACGCGGGCCTGCGCCTGCGCGGAACCGATGCTGCGGAGCGTGGCCTGCCCGAGGCTTCGGCGGCGGATGTATTGGCGGCGATGGCGGCAGACCCGATCCTGATCGAGCGTCCGCTGGTCGAAACCGACAAGGGCGTCCGCCTGTGCCGGCCGCAGGACACCGTGCTCGAAATTCTCTAG
- a CDS encoding MFS transporter: MADVDPTAPLAPPSPARPARTIPRGRMALLFAVMLTTAAGNTAMQSVMPSIGTSLGVNDVWISLAYSWSALLWVICAPIWAQRSDQRGRKAMMALGMLGFIASFLLCGLMLWLGLAGILPAFWALMLFAAARSLYGGFGSAAPPAVQAYVASRTPRSERTQALSLIASSFGLGTVIGPALAPLMVMPVLGLAGPFLVFALIGLVTLIALRLRLPDDEPQFAARGSAYDAPYSGSPTADVSEDEDEGDGRVPGKLRWFEPRLRPWVISGLLGGHAQAMILGIAGFLVLDRLGLRDDPAAGAGPVGLVLMAGAIATLLAQWGLIPRLNLGPRAASLWGIAIAAAGTVVLGLGQTIHTIALGYSIASLGFGLFRPGNTSGTSLALSRAEQGQAGGVTASVAGASFIYAPALGVWLYNHSDWLGFGLIVALCAIVFVYGSRALQADAALTQDRR, from the coding sequence ATGGCCGATGTCGACCCCACCGCCCCGCTGGCACCGCCGTCTCCGGCACGCCCGGCGCGTACCATTCCGCGCGGGCGGATGGCGCTGCTATTCGCGGTCATGCTGACCACTGCGGCGGGCAATACGGCGATGCAGTCGGTGATGCCCTCGATCGGCACGTCGCTGGGCGTGAACGATGTGTGGATCAGCCTCGCCTATAGCTGGTCGGCGCTCCTGTGGGTGATCTGCGCGCCCATCTGGGCCCAGCGATCAGACCAGCGCGGGCGCAAGGCGATGATGGCGCTGGGCATGCTCGGCTTCATCGCCAGCTTCCTGCTGTGCGGCCTCATGCTGTGGCTGGGGCTGGCGGGCATCCTGCCCGCGTTCTGGGCGCTGATGCTGTTTGCCGCCGCGCGCAGCCTCTATGGCGGGTTCGGCAGCGCCGCGCCGCCCGCGGTCCAGGCCTATGTCGCCAGCCGCACCCCGCGTTCGGAACGCACCCAGGCATTGTCGCTGATTGCGTCGAGCTTCGGGCTCGGTACGGTGATCGGCCCCGCACTTGCCCCGCTCATGGTGATGCCCGTGCTGGGCCTGGCCGGACCGTTTCTGGTTTTTGCGCTGATCGGGCTGGTCACGCTGATCGCGCTCCGCCTGCGGCTGCCCGATGACGAACCGCAATTCGCCGCGCGCGGGAGCGCCTATGACGCGCCCTATTCCGGCAGTCCGACTGCCGACGTTTCCGAGGACGAGGATGAGGGCGACGGGCGTGTGCCGGGCAAGCTGCGCTGGTTCGAACCGCGCCTGCGGCCCTGGGTGATCTCGGGACTGCTCGGCGGGCATGCGCAGGCCATGATCTTGGGGATTGCGGGCTTCCTCGTGCTCGACCGCCTTGGCCTGCGCGACGATCCCGCGGCGGGAGCCGGACCGGTCGGGCTCGTGCTCATGGCGGGTGCGATTGCCACGCTGCTCGCGCAATGGGGCCTGATCCCGCGCCTCAATCTCGGCCCGCGCGCGGCTTCGCTATGGGGCATCGCCATCGCTGCGGCCGGCACGGTAGTGCTGGGCCTGGGACAGACCATTCATACCATCGCCCTGGGATATTCGATCGCCTCGCTCGGCTTCGGCCTGTTCCGGCCCGGGAATACGTCGGGAACGTCGCTGGCGTTGAGCCGCGCCGAACAGGGCCAGGCGGGCGGGGTCACCGCCTCGGTCGCGGGCGCGAGCTTCATCTACGCGCCCGCGCTGGGCGTCTGGCTGTACAACCATTCCGACTGGCTCGGCTTTGGGCTGATCGTCGCACTGTGCGCGATCGTGTTCGTCTATGGCTCTCGCGCGCTGCAGGCCGACGCTGCGCTGACGCAGGACCGCCGCTAG
- a CDS encoding DUF6607 family protein yields MTNIRTFFRTALLATALVAAPALADGPIADRGEAVETAQFERDRATILSMAGDYKVRFDMQESTPWMAGYEPLDRKTSGGHESVRVIEDTGTKIILQHLLVVGAEGEEFVIKHWRQDWEYEPEKILAYTGPNSWEWMEMPERLRNGRWSQTVYQVDDSPRYAGWGEWQDSQGIRRWRSNWTWRPLARRDAVRDPVYDRYASINRHQLTPTGWIHWQDNTKMMPDSAGEDGLAPVVQEYVLNTYDHFDDYNVAAADDYWAATADYWAAVRKQWDAVAEANGGIAIAEEAQTGTVISGRLLTIANEIKDGELSEADAIAEAQQLITRATAEGAAAAAEVAEADGEY; encoded by the coding sequence ATGACCAACATACGAACTTTCTTTCGCACCGCCCTGCTCGCCACCGCGCTCGTCGCCGCGCCAGCACTGGCTGATGGCCCGATTGCGGACCGCGGCGAAGCAGTCGAAACCGCGCAGTTCGAGCGCGACCGCGCCACCATCCTGAGCATGGCGGGCGATTACAAGGTCCGCTTCGATATGCAGGAATCGACGCCGTGGATGGCGGGATACGAACCGCTCGACCGCAAGACTTCGGGCGGGCACGAGTCGGTCCGCGTGATCGAGGATACCGGCACCAAGATCATCCTCCAGCATCTGCTGGTGGTCGGCGCCGAGGGCGAGGAATTCGTCATCAAGCACTGGCGCCAGGATTGGGAATACGAGCCCGAGAAAATCCTCGCCTATACCGGCCCCAACAGCTGGGAATGGATGGAAATGCCCGAACGGCTGCGCAATGGCCGCTGGTCGCAAACGGTCTATCAGGTCGATGACAGCCCGCGCTATGCCGGGTGGGGCGAATGGCAGGATAGCCAGGGCATCCGCCGCTGGCGTTCGAACTGGACCTGGCGCCCGCTTGCCCGCCGCGATGCGGTGCGTGACCCGGTCTACGATCGCTATGCCTCGATCAACCGCCACCAGCTGACCCCCACCGGCTGGATCCACTGGCAGGACAACACCAAGATGATGCCCGACAGTGCGGGTGAGGACGGTCTGGCGCCGGTGGTGCAGGAATATGTCCTCAACACCTATGATCATTTCGACGATTACAATGTCGCCGCCGCCGACGACTATTGGGCGGCGACCGCGGATTACTGGGCAGCCGTGCGCAAGCAATGGGACGCGGTGGCGGAGGCCAATGGCGGGATTGCAATTGCCGAGGAGGCACAGACCGGCACGGTCATTTCGGGCCGCCTGCTGACCATCGCCAACGAGATCAAGGATGGCGAACTAAGCGAAGCCGATGCCATTGCCGAGGCCCAGCAGCTTATCACCCGGGCCACTGCCGAAGGTGCCGCTGCGGCGGCCGAGGTAGCCGAGGCCGACGGCGAATATTGA
- a CDS encoding chemotaxis protein CheA: protein MMDDLLADFVAETREMLEASGGEIVAWEADPSDKARLDTIFRFVHTVKGNCGFFDFPRLEKLSHAAEDTLAECRSGRREPDRALVSAVLAIIDRISEMTDSIEAGEEYPEGGDDQLIAALQAGATIEVTGGASSQPPPETPTEASEEGAAPKAASNAGVQRSIRLPTELLDEVMKGVSDMVLARNDLARRLREAGEQPTIDGPFDRLSAILADVRTSITRMRMQRLEHLFTSLPRLVRDLSNELGKQVMVDFEGGEVELDREMVEMVRDPLTHIIRNAIDHGLESPGERLKSNKREIGLLKFAARQAGNQITLTITDDGRGINTDRLAAKAVAAGIYSQSEVDKMSERRRHYLIFEPGLSTADEVSSVSGRGVGMDVVRANIERVGGSIDVATKPGEGTSFYLKLPLTLSIIAALTVGSDGQRYAIPRSYVEEIVFGSSDHVDFAEAGERQLMTFRGKRVPCLSLGEILGTDANHDTDWQDKTLVLIRLASEDVFALAVDRVYDHEDVVVKPIAPAIMETRLYAGTTLLDDGRPMMLLDLPSIAEQRELVNEMRSSTRVVEEEQVERRKTHPVMLFTGLDGRRRAVRLELVRRIDTIAREAIDIEGVRAQAVIDGAIFSLVGQEYGDLPEDKCRLLRLSDGECELVYVVREVLDAADMDGDIIPSHGDTSVEGVTLIGDQPVPVIDGHALFARHHAPRRTDQPMSCRLPAESDWARTILEPLVEAAGYRVSTDESEEADVAIELAENAPIASGPARRVIRLRPEPEQPETADDTIYRYDRDALLDALKQARMGKTA from the coding sequence ATGATGGATGACCTGCTGGCGGATTTCGTGGCCGAAACCCGCGAAATGCTGGAAGCGAGCGGCGGCGAGATCGTCGCCTGGGAAGCCGATCCTTCTGACAAGGCGCGGCTCGATACCATTTTCCGCTTCGTCCACACAGTGAAGGGCAATTGCGGTTTCTTTGATTTTCCGCGGCTGGAAAAGCTCAGCCACGCGGCCGAAGACACGCTTGCCGAATGCCGTTCCGGACGCCGCGAACCCGACCGTGCACTGGTATCCGCCGTTCTCGCGATCATCGACCGCATCAGCGAGATGACCGATTCCATCGAGGCGGGCGAGGAGTATCCCGAGGGCGGGGACGACCAGCTGATTGCCGCATTGCAGGCAGGCGCAACGATCGAAGTCACCGGCGGCGCATCGTCGCAGCCCCCTCCCGAAACACCGACCGAGGCAAGCGAAGAAGGCGCGGCTCCGAAGGCTGCGTCCAATGCGGGCGTCCAGCGGTCCATCCGCCTGCCCACCGAATTGCTCGACGAGGTGATGAAGGGCGTGTCGGACATGGTCCTGGCGCGCAACGACCTCGCGCGGCGCCTGCGCGAAGCGGGCGAACAGCCGACCATCGACGGCCCGTTCGATCGCCTCAGCGCGATCCTTGCCGATGTCCGCACCTCGATCACCCGCATGCGCATGCAGCGGCTCGAACACCTGTTCACCTCGCTGCCGCGGCTTGTGCGCGACCTGTCGAACGAACTCGGCAAACAGGTCATGGTCGATTTCGAGGGCGGCGAAGTCGAACTCGATCGCGAGATGGTCGAGATGGTCCGCGATCCGCTGACCCACATCATCCGCAATGCCATCGATCACGGGCTCGAAAGCCCGGGCGAACGCCTCAAATCGAACAAGCGCGAGATCGGCCTGCTCAAATTCGCCGCGCGTCAGGCAGGCAACCAGATCACCCTGACCATCACCGACGATGGGCGCGGGATCAACACCGACCGGCTTGCGGCCAAGGCCGTTGCAGCGGGTATCTACAGCCAGTCCGAAGTCGACAAGATGTCCGAACGGCGGCGGCATTACCTGATCTTCGAACCCGGCCTGTCGACCGCAGACGAGGTCAGTTCGGTATCGGGCCGCGGCGTCGGCATGGACGTGGTACGCGCCAATATCGAACGCGTCGGCGGTTCGATCGACGTCGCCACCAAGCCGGGCGAAGGCACCAGCTTCTATCTCAAACTGCCGCTCACGCTGAGCATCATCGCCGCGCTGACCGTGGGAAGCGATGGCCAGCGCTACGCGATCCCGCGCAGCTATGTCGAAGAAATCGTTTTCGGGTCGAGCGACCACGTCGACTTTGCCGAAGCGGGCGAACGCCAGCTGATGACCTTCCGCGGCAAGCGTGTGCCATGCCTCTCGCTCGGCGAAATCCTTGGTACGGACGCCAATCACGACACCGATTGGCAGGACAAGACGCTCGTCCTCATCCGCCTTGCCAGCGAGGATGTCTTCGCGCTCGCAGTCGACCGGGTCTACGACCACGAGGACGTGGTGGTGAAGCCGATCGCGCCCGCGATCATGGAAACCAGGCTTTATGCCGGGACCACACTGCTCGACGATGGCCGTCCAATGATGCTGCTCGACCTGCCAAGTATCGCGGAACAGCGCGAGCTGGTGAACGAAATGCGCAGTTCGACGCGGGTGGTCGAGGAAGAACAGGTCGAACGCCGCAAGACCCATCCGGTCATGCTCTTCACCGGCCTCGACGGCCGCCGCCGCGCCGTCCGCCTCGAACTGGTCCGCCGCATCGACACGATTGCACGCGAAGCGATCGACATCGAGGGCGTCCGCGCCCAGGCAGTCATCGACGGGGCGATCTTCTCGCTTGTCGGCCAGGAATATGGCGACTTGCCCGAAGACAAGTGCCGCCTGCTGCGCCTGTCCGATGGGGAATGCGAACTGGTCTATGTGGTGCGCGAAGTGCTCGACGCTGCCGATATGGATGGCGACATCATCCCCTCGCATGGCGATACGTCGGTCGAAGGCGTCACACTGATCGGCGACCAGCCGGTCCCCGTGATCGACGGCCATGCGCTGTTCGCCAGGCACCACGCACCGCGCCGCACCGACCAGCCGATGTCCTGCCGCCTGCCCGCCGAGAGCGATTGGGCTCGGACCATTCTCGAACCATTGGTTGAAGCCGCCGGCTACCGCGTCTCGACCGACGAAAGCGAGGAAGCCGATGTCGCTATCGAACTCGCCGAGAACGCGCCCATTGCAAGCGGTCCGGCGCGCCGCGTGATCCGCCTGCGCCCCGAACCCGAACAACCCGAGACCGCGGACGACACCATCTACCGCTATGACCGCGACGCATTGCTCGACGCGCTCAAGCAAGCTCGTATGGGGAAGACAGCATGA
- a CDS encoding class I SAM-dependent methyltransferase — protein sequence MSRPRLRTRAARFFGQWGVFFRGFVEEPRMVGSIIPSSRFTIRKMLAPVEWDQCEVFVEYGPGVGTFCQPVLDRLRRDGTLIVIDTNPLYIDYLRKHFRDSRFHAVHGSAADVVEIVKAHGHDGADYVLSGLPFSTLPDGVGPAIAQATYDVIRPGGAFLVYQFSAKARDFMARHFRRIDRGFELLNVLPCQLFWGWKDRES from the coding sequence ATTTCGCGGCCACGGCTGCGCACACGCGCGGCGCGTTTCTTCGGCCAGTGGGGGGTGTTCTTCCGCGGCTTTGTGGAAGAACCACGGATGGTCGGCTCGATCATCCCGTCTTCGCGTTTCACGATCCGCAAGATGCTTGCCCCGGTCGAATGGGACCAGTGCGAGGTGTTCGTTGAATACGGCCCCGGGGTCGGGACTTTCTGCCAGCCGGTGCTCGACCGCTTGCGCCGCGATGGTACGCTGATCGTGATCGACACCAACCCGCTCTATATCGATTATCTGCGCAAGCATTTCCGCGACAGCCGCTTCCACGCGGTCCACGGGTCGGCCGCCGATGTGGTCGAGATCGTCAAGGCGCATGGCCATGACGGCGCCGATTACGTGCTGTCGGGCCTGCCCTTTTCGACCCTGCCCGATGGCGTCGGCCCGGCGATCGCGCAGGCGACCTATGACGTGATCCGCCCGGGCGGGGCCTTCCTCGTCTATCAGTTCTCGGCCAAGGCGCGCGACTTCATGGCGCGCCATTTCCGCCGCATCGATCGCGGGTTCGAACTGCTCAACGTGCTTCCCTGCCAGCTCTTCTGGGGCTGGAAGGACCGCGAAAGCTAG
- a CDS encoding (2Fe-2S)-binding protein, whose translation MTGMTVNGKPLRFLMDPDTPLLWALRDAANLTGTKFGCGEGDCGACMVHVDGEALRSCLITIAEAEGRFITTIEGLSRDRSHPVQQAMVAEQAIQCGYCTPGIVMAASALLAKNSAPSEAEIKAAIPNLCRCGVYPRLVRAIQRAGRVTRRTETISAAPAPGISAGDAAQEVPAISAPEPSE comes from the coding sequence ATGACCGGAATGACCGTCAACGGGAAGCCGCTCCGCTTCCTGATGGATCCCGACACCCCGCTGCTGTGGGCGCTGCGCGATGCGGCCAATTTGACCGGCACCAAGTTCGGCTGCGGCGAGGGTGATTGCGGCGCGTGCATGGTCCATGTCGATGGCGAGGCCCTGCGCAGCTGCCTGATCACCATTGCCGAAGCCGAAGGGCGCTTCATCACCACGATCGAGGGGCTGAGCCGCGACCGTTCGCACCCGGTGCAGCAGGCAATGGTGGCCGAACAGGCGATCCAGTGCGGCTATTGCACGCCGGGCATCGTCATGGCGGCGAGCGCGCTGCTCGCCAAGAACTCCGCGCCGTCCGAAGCGGAGATCAAGGCGGCGATCCCCAATCTGTGCCGCTGCGGGGTCTATCCGCGGCTGGTCCGCGCGATCCAGCGGGCGGGGCGGGTGACGCGGCGGACCGAGACGATCAGCGCCGCACCCGCGCCGGGGATCAGCGCCGGGGACGCCGCGCAGGAAGTCCCCGCGATCAGCGCCCCCGAACCAAGCGAATAG
- a CDS encoding MATE family efflux transporter: protein MSEMAKLTRGSIRGHLVSQTMPMIFGVAAIMSVGLIDAYFIGQLGAQELAAVSFIFPITIALSSLGVGVMVGINSVIARALGEGDVSRAERRANFGAVFALVAGLLLGLGLYLLLDPLFRLMQASENLLPLIGQYMRPYALGLPIMLLQMGLNGVLRGQGEARKTSYVSLTYSVANWILDPILITGAFGIAGFGIAGAAYATIAGFFIAILVALWLIRGAKLHIHPAAIRDCDVGASSKAILSVAAPAAFSNAINPIGLSVLTALLASQGEAAVAGFGAAGRLQSFAVVPLLALSGSIGAIVGQNWGARRPDRARRAMWWSGLFCIGYGLATALVLFFTGDWFADIFTDNPAVIEEFSRYLAISVWGYAGFGLLIVANGALNAVDKAGFALAQSAARVFLVMLPFGWVLRAYWGSPAIYAAELVANLAGGALAAFIVWRVLRAPSEKAGSAQTNS, encoded by the coding sequence ATGAGCGAGATGGCCAAACTCACCCGCGGGAGCATTCGCGGCCATCTTGTCAGCCAGACGATGCCGATGATTTTCGGCGTCGCGGCGATCATGTCGGTCGGGCTGATCGATGCCTATTTCATCGGCCAGCTGGGCGCGCAGGAACTGGCCGCAGTCAGTTTCATTTTCCCCATCACCATCGCGCTTTCGAGCCTTGGCGTCGGCGTGATGGTCGGCATCAATTCGGTCATCGCCCGCGCGCTGGGCGAAGGCGACGTTTCGCGCGCCGAGCGGCGGGCGAATTTCGGCGCGGTCTTCGCGCTGGTCGCCGGGCTCCTGCTCGGGCTGGGGCTTTATCTGCTGCTCGATCCGCTGTTCCGGCTGATGCAGGCCTCGGAAAACCTGCTCCCACTGATCGGCCAGTACATGCGCCCCTATGCGCTGGGACTGCCGATCATGTTGCTGCAGATGGGGCTCAATGGCGTGCTGCGAGGACAGGGCGAGGCGCGCAAGACCAGCTATGTCTCGCTGACCTATTCGGTGGCCAACTGGATCCTGGATCCCATCCTGATCACCGGCGCGTTCGGTATTGCCGGTTTCGGTATCGCCGGTGCCGCCTATGCGACCATTGCCGGGTTCTTCATCGCGATTCTTGTCGCGCTGTGGCTGATCCGGGGCGCAAAACTGCACATCCACCCCGCTGCGATCCGCGATTGCGATGTCGGCGCTTCGAGCAAGGCGATCCTCTCGGTCGCCGCCCCCGCCGCCTTTTCGAACGCGATCAATCCGATCGGCCTATCGGTCCTTACCGCGCTGCTCGCCAGCCAGGGCGAGGCGGCGGTCGCGGGTTTCGGTGCGGCCGGACGGCTGCAGAGTTTCGCAGTCGTTCCCCTGCTCGCACTATCGGGATCGATCGGCGCAATCGTGGGACAGAACTGGGGCGCGCGGCGACCCGATCGCGCGCGCCGGGCGATGTGGTGGTCGGGGCTGTTCTGCATCGGTTATGGCCTCGCGACCGCGCTGGTGCTGTTCTTCACCGGTGACTGGTTTGCCGACATCTTCACTGACAATCCTGCGGTGATCGAGGAATTCTCCCGTTATCTCGCGATTTCGGTGTGGGGCTATGCCGGGTTCGGCCTGCTGATCGTGGCCAATGGCGCGCTCAATGCCGTCGACAAGGCGGGTTTCGCCCTCGCGCAGAGCGCCGCGCGGGTGTTCCTGGTGATGCTGCCGTTCGGCTGGGTGCTGCGCGCATATTGGGGCTCGCCCGCGATTTATGCCGCCGAACTGGTCGCCAATCTGGCCGGTGGGGCGCTGGCCGCGTTTATCGTCTGGCGCGTGCTGCGCGCACCTTCCGAAAAGGCTGGCTCCGCCCAAACCAATAGTTAA